The genomic stretch TTTATTACTCCGCATTATTAGGTATTGGAGAGCTAATTAAAAGTGGCACCACAACCATTGTAGATATGGAAACCGTGCATCATACCGATTCAGCATTTGAAGCCATTGCACAAAGTGGTATTCGTGCTATCGCTGGCAAAGTAATGATGGATAAAAAAGCGGACAATATGCCAAAAGCATTACAGGAAACAACGGCATCTTCAATTGCGGAAAGTGTTAGGCTGCTTGAGAAATGGCATGGCTCTTATAACAATCGCATTCAATACGCGTTTTCTCCCCGATTTGTTATTTCGTGTACGGAAGATTTACTAAGAGAGGTTGCCCATTTATCTGCAGCATATGATGTGCATGTACATACGCATGCGTCTGAAAACCAAGAGGAAATCCGAATAGTAGAAGCAGAAACAGGCATGCGAAATATTTTATATTTAGATCATTTAGGATTAGCTAATGAGCGGTTAATTTTAGCGCACTGCGTCTGGCTGAATGACCAGGAAAAGGCAGTGATTAAAGATAGAGGAGTGAAAGTGAGTCATTGTCCAGGTTCCAATATGAAGCTTGCTTCAGGGTTTGCTGAGATTCCACATCTTCATGAGCAGGGTATTTGCCTAAGTTTAGGAGCGGATGGTGCGCCTTGTAACAATAACCTTGATATGTTTAATGAAATGCGCCTTGCGGCAACGATTCATAAGCCTTCCTATGGACCTACAGCGATGAATGCAAAGCATGTATTAGAGATGGCGACCATTGGTGGAGCAAAAGCTGTTGGGCTTGAAAATGAAATTGGAAGTATTGAAGTTGGAAAAAAGGCAGACTTAGCGATGCTGAATCTTTATCAGCTTCATACATTTCCATCTTACGGAGTCGACCCAATTTCACGCGTTGTTTATTCAGCTACGCGAGGAGATGTGGAAATAGCGATGGTGGACGGCCAAATTGTGATGGATAACCGAGTTTTAAAAACAATTGATGAGAAGATTGTTTTAAAAGAAGCAAATGGCTCCATTGAACGTTTATTAAAAAGGGTATCGCTGCTTACGTCATAAGTAGCTAAATTTTTTATTCCTATTTTAATTTGAAAATTAAAAATAAATCGAATATAAAAAGTTTTATTATGATAACGTTTTCTGTCTTTGCATCTTTTAGAATTAGGACTATAATAGGACAAAAGATTTTACTTCAAGATGTGAAAAGTGTACGTTCTAGCCATAATAAGTGGTGGAGTTTTCTCTGCCGCTTATTATGTTTTTGTATGAGCTCTAATGAAAAAATTAGTTGTTCAAGACGCCTGATCACCACAGATTGAGGTTATTTTATAACAATAAACAGGGAGGCGCATGTTTTGGAGCGTAGTAGTATATTAGAGCGCGTGTTTAAACTCTCAGAACGTCAAACAACGCCAAAACAAGAAATTTTGGCGGGCTTAACCACCTTTATGACCGTTAGTTACATGGTTATCGTCAATCCGCTTATTTTATCCGACGCTGGGATTCCAAAAGAAGCAGCGTTAGCGGCAACGATTTATGCTATCGTATTCAGTACGTTACTAATGGCGTTATGGGCTAACTTTCCAATTGTTACTGGTCCTGGTATGGGATTAAATGCATTCTTTACGTATTCGGTTGTGTTAGGACAAGGTCTATCTTGGCAAACGGCTCTTGGTGCAGTCTTTATATCTGGTATTTTATTCTTTTTATTAACCGTAACTGGTATTCGTAGCAAAATCGTTGATGCCATTCCGAATGTTTTAAAAGCATCAATTGCTGTTGGAATTGGCTTGTTTGTTGCGTTTATAGGGTTAAAAAACGCAGGGCTTGTTGTAGCCAATGAATCAACATTTGTTGGTGTTGGAAACGTGTTGGACAAGGGGCCGTTATTAACAATATTCGGCTTGATTTTAGCCGCTGTTTTAATGGCTAAACACGTAAAAGGTGCGTTAATTATTAGTATTTTTGCTACGACTGCAGTAGCAATGATTGTTGGGTTTCAAGCTCCGCCAACCGCTATTAGCGACGTGTTTTCAGCAACTCCGCCAACAATTGGTGACACGTTTATGCAGATGGATCTAAAAGGTGCCATTGCATATGGAATTTTCTCTGTTGTTTTCTCATTTACAATTGTAGAACTTTTCGATACGCTGGCAACGCTAATTGGTTTATCTAAAAAAGCAAATTTAGTTGATGAAAATGGCAAGATTCCAAACTTAAATCGTGCGCTAGCAGCTGATTCAGTTGGAACAATGGCGAGTGCTATATTTGGTAGTACAGCTTTGAATACGTACATTGAAAATGCAACAGGAATAGCAGAAGGTGGACGTACTGGGTTAAAAGCATTAACAGTAGCTGTGTTGTTTTTATTTACCCTTTTCTTTGCTCCGTTAATCGACTTTATTCCATCAGTTGCAACGGCTCCAGCATTAATTATTATTGGTTCCTTAATGCTTAGCGATATCAAAAACATCAACTTTGATGATTTTACGGAAGTAGTTCCAGCGTTTTTAACCATTATTATGATGCCGTTAACTTACAGCATTGCTGAAGGGTTAGCGTTCGGTTTTATTTCATATACTGCTATTAAACTCTTCACTGGACGCTACCGAGAAATTCACTGGATGATGTACGTTATTACAGTTGCTTTCTTTATTAACTTCTATATGATGAGTCATTAAGAAAAGACGCCTTCTGCACAGCAGCAGAAGGCGTCTTTTAGTTTTCCTTAAGAACAAAGCTAATAATTTCATCAGCTACTTCTTCAGGTGTTAAGGTATCGGTTACAATTTTTTGATGATAGGATTGATAAATGGCTTGGCGATTATAAAATAGTTCTTCTATCTCTGCTAAACTTTTTCCTTGTAGAATAGGGCGTGTTGGAAGTAAATGATCCAATCGTTCTTTCCACGCATCAAAAGACAGAGATAAACAGATAACAATGCCGTCTTGTAAGCAAGCATCTCGAATGGCATCTTGTAAAAAAGCGCCTCCTCCAAG from Bacillus sp. 1780r2a1 encodes the following:
- a CDS encoding 5'-deoxyadenosine deaminase, which produces MQHILIKNAEIITMNERNDIVYGDLYIVGDRIAAIGKELSPEKVDRVIDGTNRTIVPGFIHTHIHLCQTMFRGQGDDLELMDWLQKKIWPLEAAHDEESIYYSALLGIGELIKSGTTTIVDMETVHHTDSAFEAIAQSGIRAIAGKVMMDKKADNMPKALQETTASSIAESVRLLEKWHGSYNNRIQYAFSPRFVISCTEDLLREVAHLSAAYDVHVHTHASENQEEIRIVEAETGMRNILYLDHLGLANERLILAHCVWLNDQEKAVIKDRGVKVSHCPGSNMKLASGFAEIPHLHEQGICLSLGADGAPCNNNLDMFNEMRLAATIHKPSYGPTAMNAKHVLEMATIGGAKAVGLENEIGSIEVGKKADLAMLNLYQLHTFPSYGVDPISRVVYSATRGDVEIAMVDGQIVMDNRVLKTIDEKIVLKEANGSIERLLKRVSLLTS
- a CDS encoding NCS2 family permease; translation: MERSSILERVFKLSERQTTPKQEILAGLTTFMTVSYMVIVNPLILSDAGIPKEAALAATIYAIVFSTLLMALWANFPIVTGPGMGLNAFFTYSVVLGQGLSWQTALGAVFISGILFFLLTVTGIRSKIVDAIPNVLKASIAVGIGLFVAFIGLKNAGLVVANESTFVGVGNVLDKGPLLTIFGLILAAVLMAKHVKGALIISIFATTAVAMIVGFQAPPTAISDVFSATPPTIGDTFMQMDLKGAIAYGIFSVVFSFTIVELFDTLATLIGLSKKANLVDENGKIPNLNRALAADSVGTMASAIFGSTALNTYIENATGIAEGGRTGLKALTVAVLFLFTLFFAPLIDFIPSVATAPALIIIGSLMLSDIKNINFDDFTEVVPAFLTIIMMPLTYSIAEGLAFGFISYTAIKLFTGRYREIHWMMYVITVAFFINFYMMSH
- a CDS encoding shikimate kinase, giving the protein MEQTIVLVGFMGVGKTTIGQALARKLDFQFIDTDQHIEASLGMQTTEIFRVHGEAFFRQKEKETISQLVKEKKTVLSLGGGAFLQDAIRDACLQDGIVICLSLSFDAWKERLDHLLPTRPILQGKSLAEIEELFYNRQAIYQSYHQKIVTDTLTPEEVADEIISFVLKEN